One genomic region from Polycladomyces subterraneus encodes:
- the hemB gene encoding porphobilinogen synthase — translation MKPFARHRRLRRNEAIRSMVREHHVQVTDLIYPLFVVEGNAVNEEIPSMPGVYHYSLDRLDEEIDEVVDLGIPSVLIFGVPNEKDACGSSAYDENGIVQRAIRQIKERHPGLYVIADTCLCQYTDHGHCGVVEDGEIVNDASLELLVKTAVSQARAGADMIAPSNMMDGFVAAIRQGLDEAGFTHIPIMSYAVKYASAFYGPFRDAAHSAPQFGDRRTYQMDPANAREALREAASDVEQGADLLMVKPGMAYLDILHRLKERFDLPVAVYNVSAEYAMVKAAAQNGWIDEQRIVMELMTAMKRAGADLILTYHAKDVARWLRGGING, via the coding sequence ATGAAACCGTTCGCACGGCATCGCCGGTTGAGAAGGAATGAGGCAATCCGAAGCATGGTGCGAGAACACCATGTGCAAGTGACGGATTTGATCTACCCATTGTTCGTCGTGGAAGGGAATGCTGTGAATGAGGAGATCCCGTCCATGCCGGGAGTTTATCATTACTCCCTGGACCGGCTGGACGAAGAGATCGACGAAGTGGTGGACCTCGGCATCCCGTCCGTCCTGATCTTCGGCGTACCCAATGAAAAAGACGCCTGCGGTAGTTCCGCCTACGACGAAAACGGCATCGTCCAGCGGGCCATCCGCCAGATCAAGGAGCGGCATCCTGGATTGTATGTTATCGCGGACACATGCTTGTGCCAGTACACCGATCATGGCCACTGCGGCGTAGTGGAAGACGGGGAGATCGTCAACGACGCTTCACTGGAGCTGTTGGTGAAAACCGCCGTCTCCCAAGCACGTGCGGGTGCGGACATGATCGCGCCTTCCAATATGATGGATGGGTTTGTCGCTGCCATCCGCCAAGGGCTGGACGAAGCGGGGTTCACACACATTCCGATCATGTCGTATGCGGTGAAGTATGCCTCCGCCTTCTACGGTCCGTTCCGTGATGCGGCTCATTCGGCACCCCAGTTCGGAGATCGCCGTACGTACCAGATGGACCCGGCCAACGCACGTGAAGCCTTGCGGGAAGCGGCTTCCGATGTGGAACAGGGAGCCGATCTGCTCATGGTGAAACCAGGCATGGCGTATCTGGATATCCTGCATCGGCTGAAAGAGCGGTTTGATCTGCCGGTGGCAGTGTACAACGTCAGTGCCGAATATGCGATGGTGAAAGCGGCTGCGCAAAATGGGTGGATCGACGAACAGCGTATCGTGATGGAACTGATGACTGCGATGAAACGGGCCGGCGCCGACCTGATTCTGACGTATCACGCCAAAGACGTGGCCCGGTGGCTGCGAGGAGGGATAAACGGATGA
- the ahbA gene encoding siroheme decarboxylase subunit alpha, with product MTAQTLDRLDQEILNLLQEGIELVERPFLAIAEKVGTTEEDVMERVRRLKGDIVRQISAIFDTRTLGYQSSLVAAKIPEERLDEAAQIINDHPGVSHNYKRNHDYNLWFTIAVPPNSRLGLEKTVELLGEMAEVDVIRLMPTLRLFKIGVQLDMTGKEDQTKAKAKPAYGEEDRKQAAKTVTDFDIAVIRELQKDLPIEPRPFDRWAQNIGISTEELLQAGRDLQARKQMRRFAAVLHHRKAGFRFNGMGVWAVPEDRVDEVGPKMASFKAVSHCYLRPTYPDWPYSIFTMVHGRTMEECESILQAIEDETGITERAVLYSTKEYKKTRVSYFTPEADEWEEKVIRRFGL from the coding sequence ATGACCGCGCAAACGTTGGACCGATTGGATCAGGAAATCCTGAACCTGTTGCAGGAAGGCATCGAGTTGGTGGAGCGCCCCTTCCTGGCGATCGCCGAAAAAGTGGGAACGACTGAAGAAGACGTGATGGAGCGGGTTCGCCGATTGAAAGGGGACATTGTTCGGCAGATCTCGGCCATTTTCGATACGCGCACACTCGGATACCAATCCAGCTTGGTGGCGGCCAAAATTCCGGAGGAGCGCCTGGACGAGGCAGCACAGATCATCAACGATCACCCCGGGGTTTCCCACAATTACAAGCGAAACCATGACTACAACCTGTGGTTTACGATCGCTGTGCCTCCGAACAGCCGTCTCGGATTGGAAAAAACGGTGGAGCTCTTGGGTGAAATGGCCGAAGTGGATGTGATCCGCCTGATGCCCACGCTCCGATTGTTCAAGATCGGCGTTCAGCTAGATATGACTGGAAAGGAAGATCAGACCAAGGCAAAGGCCAAACCAGCTTACGGGGAAGAAGACCGGAAACAGGCGGCCAAAACCGTCACCGACTTCGACATTGCCGTCATTCGTGAACTGCAGAAAGACTTGCCGATCGAGCCCCGGCCGTTTGACCGTTGGGCGCAAAACATCGGCATCAGCACGGAGGAACTCCTTCAAGCCGGCCGAGATCTGCAAGCTCGGAAGCAGATGCGCCGGTTCGCAGCCGTGCTCCATCACCGCAAGGCCGGCTTCCGTTTCAACGGCATGGGCGTCTGGGCCGTACCGGAGGATCGGGTGGATGAGGTTGGACCGAAAATGGCTTCCTTCAAGGCGGTCAGTCACTGCTATTTGCGTCCGACGTATCCAGATTGGCCTTACAGTATTTTTACGATGGTGCACGGCCGGACGATGGAGGAGTGCGAATCGATCCTGCAGGCGATCGAGGATGAAACGGGGATTACTGAGCGCGCCGTTTTGTACTCCACCAAAGAATACAAAAAGACCCGCGTCTCCTATTTCACTCCGGAAGCGGATGAGTGGGAGGAAAAAGTGATTCGCCGCTTCGGATTGTGA
- a CDS encoding DUF6612 family protein, whose protein sequence is MRRKWNWLFVSAMILVLVAGCGQLNIAAEGMKKLTPKEVLIKAEHAAEKSKGLSYKITGNQALSIEAGGQTKSVDQTIEGNIDLTNQPQAMHITMTVHSEGQKVDGEMYMVGNELYQKTVDGSGWLKSNAPDLGSTESQNPNEALQKLEELLGKLQTPEEKKMLKMTETANAYVLEINVDEHTPHTIIDKCMEEVKAAMLPQFQHAGIPVDADQIKLHQYSQKITIDKKSFRQTKVVQETKIEIPINDPSVSGTLNADQKMEMSLVGDFNETIKIPEDVKNSAQEVQVQ, encoded by the coding sequence ATGCGTCGCAAGTGGAATTGGCTGTTTGTTTCTGCCATGATTCTGGTTCTTGTTGCTGGTTGTGGACAACTCAACATCGCCGCCGAGGGTATGAAAAAATTGACGCCCAAGGAAGTGCTGATCAAAGCGGAGCATGCCGCTGAAAAATCCAAAGGTCTCTCCTACAAAATAACCGGAAACCAAGCCTTAAGCATCGAAGCCGGCGGCCAAACCAAATCCGTCGACCAAACCATCGAGGGGAACATCGACTTGACCAATCAACCGCAGGCGATGCATATAACGATGACCGTTCACAGTGAAGGCCAGAAAGTCGATGGGGAAATGTACATGGTGGGAAATGAACTCTATCAGAAGACGGTCGACGGGAGCGGCTGGCTGAAATCGAATGCGCCGGATCTCGGCTCCACCGAGTCACAAAACCCGAATGAAGCGTTGCAAAAGCTGGAAGAATTGCTCGGCAAGCTGCAAACACCGGAAGAGAAGAAAATGCTGAAAATGACGGAGACGGCGAATGCCTACGTATTGGAGATCAACGTCGACGAACATACTCCTCATACTATCATAGACAAATGCATGGAGGAAGTGAAGGCGGCGATGCTCCCGCAATTTCAACATGCAGGTATCCCCGTTGATGCCGATCAAATCAAACTGCATCAGTATAGCCAAAAGATCACGATTGACAAAAAATCCTTCAGACAAACCAAAGTGGTGCAAGAGACGAAAATAGAAATCCCGATCAACGATCCTTCCGTTAGCGGCACGCTGAATGCGGATCAAAAAATGGAAATGAGTCTGGTTGGCGATTTCAATGAAACAATCAAAATACCGGAAGATGTGAAAAATAGCGCTCAAGAAGTACAAGTGCAATAA
- a CDS encoding M23 family metallopeptidase: MKHWITSLMVTAALLVGASGSHVWAAKSFSQPVSGTHITQKYGKQHRAIDYQRYKRDKGFVGSIGDGKVIKVKRDAKCDYGWHVMVDHGDGYVSVYSHLSGISVLQGQKVKKGNKIGNMGKTGKVHAKYPILHLEVIKDGKKINPMSVMK, translated from the coding sequence GTGAAACATTGGATCACATCCCTGATGGTGACCGCGGCTTTGTTGGTCGGTGCGAGTGGTTCGCACGTCTGGGCAGCGAAATCTTTCTCACAGCCTGTATCCGGTACGCATATTACGCAGAAATACGGAAAACAGCACCGGGCGATCGATTATCAACGATACAAGCGTGACAAAGGTTTCGTTGGCAGCATCGGGGACGGGAAGGTGATTAAGGTAAAACGAGATGCGAAGTGCGACTACGGATGGCATGTGATGGTGGATCATGGGGACGGTTACGTGAGTGTCTATTCCCATCTCAGTGGAATCAGTGTATTGCAAGGGCAAAAAGTGAAAAAGGGAAACAAAATCGGCAATATGGGCAAGACCGGGAAAGTGCACGCAAAATATCCGATTCTTCATTTGGAAGTAATCAAGGATGGGAAAAAGATTAATCCAATGAGTGTCATGAAGTGA